A genomic segment from Prochlorothrix hollandica PCC 9006 = CALU 1027 encodes:
- a CDS encoding creatininase family protein, which translates to MLHGYIPPQRFFAYLTWTAIRDMAHKDTVVLVQPVGAIEQHGPHLPLGVDATIALGVLGSALERLDPHIPAYALPPLYYGKSNEHWQFPGTISLTAQTLIATLMEMGESVYQAGFRKLVLMNGHGGQPQIMEIVARDLHQRHGDFWVFPWFVWRVPNSTNQWLTPQEQELGIHAGDAETSLLLSLLPDQVNLEAAVAEYPQGLPRDGVLSLEGALPFAWMTRDLSRSGVIGDPTTASRTKGDRILESLTEGWVQALTAAYHFQPPQAYSPQENPGAIAKEPPLDAAHPDTGKSSQGNQAREIKPRHK; encoded by the coding sequence ATGCTTCACGGTTATATTCCGCCCCAGCGCTTCTTTGCCTATTTGACCTGGACTGCCATTCGAGATATGGCCCACAAAGACACCGTGGTGCTGGTGCAGCCCGTGGGGGCGATCGAGCAGCATGGTCCCCATCTGCCCCTAGGGGTGGATGCCACCATTGCCCTAGGGGTCTTGGGATCGGCCCTGGAACGGCTGGATCCCCACATCCCAGCCTATGCCCTGCCCCCCCTCTACTACGGCAAATCCAACGAACACTGGCAATTCCCCGGCACCATTAGCCTCACCGCCCAAACCCTGATCGCTACCCTCATGGAAATGGGAGAAAGTGTCTACCAGGCAGGGTTTCGTAAATTAGTGCTGATGAACGGCCATGGGGGACAGCCCCAGATCATGGAGATTGTGGCGCGGGATCTGCACCAACGCCATGGGGACTTTTGGGTTTTCCCTTGGTTTGTGTGGCGAGTGCCCAACAGCACCAACCAATGGCTCACCCCCCAGGAGCAGGAACTGGGCATCCATGCAGGGGATGCGGAGACCAGCCTGCTGTTGTCCCTCTTGCCGGATCAGGTCAACCTGGAGGCAGCGGTGGCGGAATATCCCCAAGGCTTGCCCAGGGATGGCGTGTTATCCCTGGAGGGGGCGCTACCCTTTGCCTGGATGACGCGGGATCTGAGCCGGAGCGGTGTGATCGGGGATCCCACCACGGCTTCCCGGACCAAGGGCGATCGCATCCTAGAGTCCCTCACTGAGGGCTGGGTTCAAGCCCTGACAGCGGCCTACCACTTCCAGCCCCCCCAAGCCTACAGCCCCCAGGAAAATCCGGGGGCGATCGCCAAAGAACCGCCCCTAGACGCTGCCCACCCGGACACAGGGAAATCAAGCCAGGGAAATCAAGCCAGGGAAATCAAGCCTAGGCACAAATAG
- the rseP gene encoding RIP metalloprotease RseP, which yields MSVLATIGVLALLITVHELGHFLAARLQGIYANRFSIGFGPVVLKYQGTKTEYALRAFPLGGFVGFPDDDPDSDIAPDDPNLLRNRPIADRAIVISAGVIANLVFAYAVLVSQFGIVGIPDSFNYQAGILIPQVVGDNSAAAVAGLQAGDIVLRADDLVFAGTQNNVQGLVDKISTAPQQAIELEVQRGQERLKLVVTPDLTADGQGRIGVQLAPNGSVTYRRPHGLGEMFSLAATQFQDMLFRVVKGFQMLITNFKEMASQVASPVKIVEWGANIADADSGNLFFFAAFVSINLAVVNILPLPALDGGQLVFLFIEMLRGRPVPSQIQEGVMQTGFLLLMGLGLFLIVRDTAQLPVVQQFFQ from the coding sequence ATGTCTGTTTTGGCCACGATCGGGGTACTGGCACTCCTCATTACTGTCCACGAGTTGGGGCATTTCCTAGCGGCACGGCTCCAAGGTATTTACGCTAACCGTTTTTCCATTGGCTTTGGTCCTGTGGTCTTAAAGTATCAGGGCACAAAAACGGAGTATGCCTTGCGTGCCTTTCCCCTGGGGGGGTTTGTGGGATTCCCCGATGATGATCCCGACAGCGACATTGCCCCCGATGATCCCAACTTACTGCGGAACCGTCCCATTGCCGATCGGGCCATTGTGATCAGTGCTGGGGTGATTGCCAACCTGGTTTTTGCCTATGCCGTGCTGGTGTCCCAGTTTGGCATTGTCGGTATTCCCGATAGCTTCAACTACCAAGCCGGGATCCTCATTCCCCAGGTGGTGGGGGACAACTCAGCGGCAGCCGTGGCCGGTCTCCAAGCGGGGGATATCGTGCTCCGGGCTGATGATCTGGTTTTCGCCGGAACCCAAAATAACGTCCAAGGCTTGGTGGACAAAATTAGCACTGCTCCCCAGCAGGCCATTGAGCTGGAGGTACAGCGGGGGCAAGAGCGCTTGAAGCTAGTGGTCACCCCCGACTTAACCGCCGATGGCCAAGGCCGCATTGGGGTTCAACTGGCTCCCAATGGTAGCGTTACTTATCGCCGTCCCCATGGGTTGGGGGAAATGTTCAGCCTTGCAGCCACTCAGTTTCAGGACATGCTGTTCCGAGTGGTGAAAGGGTTCCAAATGTTGATTACTAACTTCAAGGAAATGGCCTCCCAGGTGGCTAGCCCGGTCAAAATTGTGGAGTGGGGGGCCAATATTGCCGATGCGGACTCCGGTAATCTCTTTTTCTTTGCGGCCTTTGTCAGCATCAACTTGGCGGTGGTGAATATTCTCCCTTTGCCGGCCTTGGATGGAGGGCAGTTGGTGTTTTTGTTCATTGAGATGTTGCGAGGTCGCCCGGTGCCCAGTCAGATCCAGGAAGGGGTGATGCAAACGGGCTTCTTGCTGTTGATGGGCTTGGGTCTGTTCCTGATTGTGCGGGATACAGCCCAGTTGCCGGTGGTGCAGCAGTTTTTTCAGTAG